The following nucleotide sequence is from Mytilus edulis chromosome 13, xbMytEdul2.2, whole genome shotgun sequence.
AAATTTCAAATTCAGAAGTATACAAAGTACTATAAAAATCAGATAAAATTCTTGCATCCTCGTCACACAATGACTCTGATTTAGGTTTTTGTACAAAAATACCTTCAGATAAATCCCAAGGAACATCTGCTATATTACAACTAAGTGATGACCTTTCTATTAGACTAGCTTGCTGCAAGCAATTTATTTCAGCTAAGGTTCCTCTTTCCCTAACCGTGCCAGATAGTTCTTCAAACAGCTGTGCAAAATTTGGACTTATGACCTCGTCTTTATCTCTTGCTCTGGATTCAGCAAGAAATCTCTTCATTATCTGCActtcgacattttttttattggttttataAGATCCTAAAATTCCATTTTGCCTTTCAAAACTGAACAACCAAAATGAATATACTGGTCCATAATCTAAAATACAATCAAGAAGATGACCATGAAGATGCATGTTTGGTGTAACAAATTGGTCGCCATAAAGGCTTTCAAACATTCTACAAAAATCCAACAAAAGTCGATCAGCAACCTTGGCATTTCCAACAGATAAATATCTCGAGCACAATCTCCTACAAGCTAGTACAAATTTCCTCCAGCATTCTAAGTGTTCGTCAGGTAAAATTCCTTTCAAAGCATAAACTGAAAACAAAATTGTCCAGTTCTTAAGCTGATCAGCATTAAAAGATCCCATTGAAGAAGATATCTTTTTAGGTAGCTTTCCAACATCTGATGGGCAACTAAAAAGCAAGATCTTATTCTCAATCATTTTGCATTTTTCATCATCCAAGagtccttttgttttccaaatcttAAACATATGCTTTGCGGTACCAAGAAATAAGTTGTGCATTGGATCTATGGGAGTCATACACACAGGATCAAAATATGGCAGTTCTAGAAGGCATGAATATCTTGTACCAAATTGTTTTTCTAACTTCAATTTGTCTCCCTTACTAGTACTTTCTAGAATGAGTTTGCATTCTTCCCTGTGAGTATGATTTTTTCTTTCTGGCCATAACGATCTATCAAATCCACCATAGTTTTTTTCTCCAACCATTCCTGGAaattcttttttacatttattgcATCCTATGGTTGCCGAATGACCAAGAAATCCACAAAGTTTCCTACTAGCTGGCACATCACATCCAACACAGAGAAGTGCAAGCTTAAAGCATTTCAAGTTTGCTGGTGATTTGAATGAATACAACAAAAATCCTGTTGACCAAGCTGTTTTCAGTTCTTTAACTAAAGGAAGTAAAAAAGTGTTTGTTGGAGGTTCAGATTTCATATCAGGAATCACACCTACTAAAATCATATTTTCCCTTTTAAACCTTTCTTCCCTAGGTAAATTTAAGAAAATCAAGTATATTGCACCGATAgaataatttgtatatttatagGGTTGCCACCAGTCAACATTCAACATTAATCCATAATTTCCTTCTTCACAGAAAAAATTAAACTTATTCCCATTAAAGTCATCCCATATTCTGCCATCATAGACATCTTGTAAAATGTTATCTCTCTGCTCTCTGAACCTCCATCTTTCACAAACTTCTTCAAAATCAGGACGAAGAACAAATTTTTGAAGACTGGCCTTCAATGATTTATAACAGAAAATCTTATATGGAATGAGCTTTATGGAAGGTCCTCTCTCAACCCCGATTAGAAGAGCCTGATTACAAACAGTTCTCCGATGTAACATTCTGTGGTTCGGAAAGTCCGCATGAGAACAATGTTTGGTTACAACTAAACCTTCAAGAATATGAGAACACTCTCCATAATCatataatgtaaaacattttacacatattacaaattttgtaaaattttcagTGTCTTTACTAAGCATTTTtgacatcatgtacatattttttggaaaaattatACATACCCTTTTCAACTGTTCAGAAGTTAcagaaaacagtttaaaaaaagcaaataaaatttttaacaaaaacccAACAGCTGAGTCAGATATATAATATACACACTGCCATAACACTAACATACGACAAAACCAGTATGTCTCATTTGTTATAAGGGTGTCTCCGTCAAGGTTATTTACAATGctatcatttgtatttatttcactTTCTTCCTCAGAAAGTTCATAATCAGAAAAATTATCTACAGAATCAATAAAACTATCATCTGAATCATTATCAAAAAAGCAACGTATATCTTCTTCATCTAAATTTTGCAATTCTGCACAGTTAATATGGCTACTGAAAAACTTATTATAGTCTATCTGTTCTTCATCATCACTTATACAATTTGGATCATCAAATGTATTATTACAGATATCATTCTCTTGAAAGTCATTATTCTGGTTTAAAGTGATATCAAAATCTAATTTCTTACATTCAAGTGCATGTCTTCTAAAATGCCTATCAGAAAATTCTTCATTACAAACACTACAAATTATTCTAGACCTTTTAGCCTGTGGTTCCATTTAAACTTGAAAAGTAAAAAGGGTGATTCTTGGAGAAATTGGTCAATAAGTAAAGGTAGCTGCTTCAGAATGCATGTCCCTGTGCAAGCTTTCCATCCAGTAAAGGTAGCTGCTTCAGAGTGCATGTCTCTGTGCAAGCTTTCCATAAGCTAGAGGTTGCTGCTTCAGGGTGCGTATCTTGTGCAAGCTTTCCATTTAACAAGACCAGATTTCAACAAAATGTCACTTTGAAAGCAAAATAACTGtttcaatattttcttttcaaaaactcTTACTTGCTATAGATTCAAttgtcaaatgaaatataaaagttACAAAATCATTGTGTTACAATGTTTATATTGCTATTGATATTACAAAGTATATTGAAAATAACAAAGTAtattaaaatatcttaatgtatgaaaaaaacaaagtaaACTGAAAATAACAAAGTTTACAAAAGAGGGGAATAAACATGAAAATTTTCTTATCAATTATAATTAAACATTCTTTTGTTGCATCCTGTTGTGCAAGAAAGCAGAGAAACGTTTACTTTTTTGGTATTGAACCATTCTGGAGAAGAGTGGGTCATCGTTCATTTCTTTGTAAAATTCATCTGTATCTGTTATTGCCTGATGTTTCTTTGgcgtgtttttttctttcttgtggGCTCTCAATTGTTTCAACATTATTTATTTCACACACTTGCTcttcattttctctttttttattcagatatctgaaaaataataaaatacaatatatatacaagtttattttAGGCTTAGGCCAAACAAAAACATGTGTTTAAGTTACATCATAAAAAGCTAGAGGCtctgtcgctcacctgtatttgcTAATACTttgaaaatcatgtaaaataaggttaaaacatAATTGATAGTATAAATATTAGATATTATTAGATACTATATTGATAtctaagataataacaaaaaactgaaaaatgtctgtaaaattacttatttagggcagcaacccaacaacaagttgttgATTTAGTCTGAAAACTTCAGGGCAGACAAATCTTAATGTGATCAACATTTTTGCCACCcatcaaatttgctctaaatgatttagtgtcagagatataaaccaaaaactgcatttaacccctatgtccAATTTTAACCATGTCCGCCATGTTGGTTGACAGGcaggggtcatcggacacatgtATTAAACTTCATATCCTTAGTAGCAATGatggtggccaagtttggtttaatttggtctaAAAGTtt
It contains:
- the LOC139500872 gene encoding uncharacterized protein, which codes for MEPQAKRSRIICSVCNEEFSDRHFRRHALECKKLDFDITLNQNNDFQENDICNNTFDDPNCISDDEEQIDYNKFFSSHINCAELQNLDEEDIRCFFDNDSDDSFIDSVDNFSDYELSEEESEINTNDSIVNNLDGDTLITNETYWFCRMLVLWQCVYYISDSAVGFLLKILFAFFKLFSVTSEQLKRVCIIFPKNMYMMSKMLSKDTENFTKFVICVKCFTLYDYGECSHILEGLVVTKHCSHADFPNHRMLHRRTVCNQALLIGVERGPSIKLIPYKIFCYKSLKASLQKFVLRPDFEEVCERWRFREQRDNILQDVYDGRIWDDFNGNKFNFFCEEGNYGLMLNVDWWQPYKYTNYSIGAIYLIFLNLPREERFKRENMILVGVIPDMKSEPPTNTFLLPLVKELKTAWSTGFLLYSFKSPANLKCFKLALLCVGCDVPASRKLCGFLGHSATIGCNKCKKEFPGMVGEKNYGGFDRSLWPERKNHTHREECKLILESTSKGDKLKLEKQFGTRYSCLLELPYFDPVCMTPIDPMHNLFLGTAKHMFKIWKTKGLLDDEKCKMIENKILLFSCPSDVGKLPKKISSSMGSFNADQLKNWTILFSVYALKGILPDEHLECWRKFVLACRRLCSRYLSVGNAKVADRLLLDFCRMFESLYGDQFVTPNMHLHGHLLDCILDYGPVYSFWLFSFERQNGILGSYKTNKKNVEVQIMKRFLAESRARDKDEVISPNFAQLFEELSGTVRERGTLAEINCLQQASLIERSSLSCNIADVPWDLSEGIFVQKPKSESLCDEDARILSDFYSTLYTSEFEICRSYQKAKEAYLHGSILGSQYSRSVRSSYVMGFWCGDNGSIELENNDFNPSPGQIEKFLIHSIILNGTIKTHYLAKVRWFQKLEDRIRHFYGKPVEVWSSNLYRQNGSASFIPVHRIKCRFVFAKTKLFNKDVLVISPRERYIL